GCGGTCACACCTGCCGCGGCGTCTACCAGTACCGGGACAAGGCCCTGGGCGACGGCCCCGCCGAAGGCGTGCAGCCCGAGATGGTCAGCATCTGCAAAAAGCCGAAGAGAGCCGGCGGAGCAGGCCTGGGGCAGGCCTAGAAAAGAGCGGGGCGAGCGCCCGCAGCCAGAGCACGCAGGCCACCGGCCCAAGATCCATGAGCACCGCCTCCCCTCCTGGCTTCCACGGAACCCGCGCGGCGCGGTGCGGGGCCACCTAAGGCGGTGAGCGCGAGCGCCCGGAAGCTCATACCCCCTCCCCTTACCCAGCGGACGCGGAAGCGGATGCCACCACGGCTCCCGCTCGGCGCGAAGGGCGCGAGTCGGCCGCTCCCGCCCGAAACTGCAACCCGCAGGCGTCCCCTCACGGGGGGATTGCACCCGACGCCACAGGAATCCTCGATCCCGGCGCATGCTAGACTCGCCCCCGCAAGAGCGGAGAACGGCAAGGGAGAAGGAGCATGAAGCACATCGAGATGGACACCGCCAGGGGCAGGGAGCGCATCCCGCCGGGGCAGTACCTCGTCGGGGAGCGGTGGCCGGTGCTGACCTACGGCCCCACCCCCGAGGTGGACCTGCGCAGCTGGGACTTCGCAGTCACCGGGCTCGTGGAGAACCCGCTGCGCCTCACCTGGGAGGAGTGGGAGGAGCTGCCCACCGTCGAGGTGAAGGCGGACATGCACTGCGTCACCTCCTGGAGCAGGCTGGACAACCTCTGGGGCGGGGTGCAGGCGAAGCACGTCCTCGAGCTGGCGCGACCGAGGCCCGAGGCCTGCTACGTCTCGGTCTTCTGCGACGGCGGATATACGACCAACCTGCCGCTCGAGGAACTCTACGAGGAGGATGTGCTCTTCGCCACCCATCACGACGGAGAGCTCCTCACCCCGGAGCACGGCTGGCCGCTGCGGCTGGTGGTCCCGCGTCTGTACGCCTGGAAGAGCGCCAAGTGGGTGCGGGGGATGGAGCTCCTCGCGGAGGACAGGCCCGGCTTCTGGGAGCAGAACGGCTACCACAACTACGGCGATCCCTGGCGGGAGCAGCGCTACAGCTTCAGCCTGTGAGCGAATACCCGTAGTGCGGCAGGAGCGGCAGGGTCAGCGCGGTGGCGACGGCCCGGTCGCGAGGAGACATCCCGCTCCTCCACCGCTCGTCGGGCCTGAGCTCCACCGCCCCGGTCTCGAAGCGGTTGGGGTTGCCGGAGACGGTGTGGCTTATACCGAGCTTCACCTCCCGCTCGCCCACGAGCGGGAGGTCGGCCCCCGGCTCCCCGGCGAAGTCCAGGATGGAGCGGAGGTTCGGTCCCGGCTCCGCGACGAAGTCCTCGTAGCGGAGCCGCAGGTACCGCCCGTTCCTCCACAGCGCCTCGGCGGAGAGGTTCCAGGCGTCCCAGAGCACGGCGCTCCGCGCCGGCCCCATGCGGAACATGTAGCGCCGCATCTCGCTGTCCGGCTGCTCCTTCTTCTTCAGCCACGAGTAGGCGGCGGCGCGGGGGTCCCGGACCAGGTGCACCACGCGCAGGTCCACCCCCGGGACCATGCCCACGGCGTAGCCGTAGGCGGGCTCCTTGGAGGAGTCGACGATGACCCGGCTCCCGGTGACCTCGGCCATCGCCCGGTAGAGCCGGCCGGTGTTGGCCAAATACTCCCGCAGCCGGGCAGCGATGCGCCGCCGGCCGGCCGGCAGCAGCATGGGAAGCACATGCCGGGTGCGGGCGCCAGAGGCCTGCAGGGAGATCATCCGCCGGGCGTCCACCGCGTCCATCCCTCCGAAAGCCCTCTCGAAGACCTCCCGCCACACCGGGCACTCCCTGAAGGGGGTGCCGCAGCCGCACAGGCGGTTCTCCAGCACGTTGTGCTTCCAGATGAAGTTCAGCTCGCCCGCCGAGAAGAAGCCCTCCACCTGGCCGAGCGAGTTGGCCAGGATGGTGCTCCCGCTGCGGCCGAGCCCGGCGACGTAGAGAACCTTAAGACCGTCCACGGCCCCTCCGCAAATAGCGTCTGGCCACGTTCCAGAAGGCGGCGACGAACTCGCGGTCCGTCGCCGAGAGCCCGAAGAGCAGGAGCAGCGCCAGGTACGAGACGCCGAACGCCGCCCCCACGGCGACTATGGTGGGGATGGCGGCCGAGAAGGGGAGCGCGAGCCCCAGCAGGTAGGCCGCGCCCGCGGCCAGGAGCCCGGCCGCCAGCGGTTTGAGCCACTCGGCGTTGTACGGCCAGAAGCCCAGCCGCCGCCGGACGGCGGCGAGCGTCAGGGTGTTCTCGGAGATGATCGCGGAGGACATCCCGATCGCAGCGCCCAGGATCTTGGCCTCCGGGGTGGAGGCGAGTCCCACCAGCAGAACGCTCACCACGACCCCGACGAGGGCCGCGGTCGCGGTGGCGAACATCACCACGTTCTGGTTGTCGGTCATCGCGAGCATCCTCGGGGTCGGCCCCACCGAGGAGCTGTAGAGCTGGGCGAAGGCCACGAGGATGAGGGCGGCCCACCCGGCGGTGAAGTCGCCGCCGAAGAGGGCCAGTATCTCGTGCGAGAGCAGGAGGATGACCATGAAGATGGCGAAGGCCCCCATGAAGATCCAGCGCGAGATGTCCTTGTAGAGACGCCCCATGTTCTGCCGGTCGCCCTGGGCGTGGAGGCTGGAGATGATGGGTGAGAAGATGCCGCTGAAGGCAAACCGGACGATGGTGGAGAAGGTGGCGGTGCGGGCGGCGGCGTTGAAGATCCCGACCGGCGCCCCGGAGGCGAAGTAGGCGAGGATCCAGGTCGCAGACCAGGTGTTGAGGTACTGGGCCCCGGTGGAGATACTCATGGGCACCGAGACGGAGAAGAGGGCCCGGGTCTCGAACTTGGGCCTGACCTTGGGGTCGAAGATCTCCGGGAAGAGCCGCCACAGGAAGTAGAGGGCAACCACCCCGCCGAGCAGCATGGAGAGCCCGTAGGCCGCGACGACCCCAACGATGCCGTCGGTGACCAGGTAGAAGGCCGGCACCAGCAGCAGGTAGAGCGCCGGCCGGATTATCTGCTGGACGTAGGCGGCGTAGGTGACGGTCTGGAAGCCCTGGGTGGCCCACAGCACCATCATCATGAACACGAAGAAGGGCAGCACGGCCGAGAAGGCCCGCAGCACGCCGGCCATGGTGGGCTCCTTGTAGTACCAGCCGGCCATGAAGTCCGCCCCGAAGAACATCACCGCCGAGAGCAGCAGGCTCACCAGACAGGAGACGGCCACCGCCTGGATTATGGTGCCCCGCACCCGCGAAGCGTCCCCCCGGGCCCTGTAGTGTGCCACGTAGCGGACGACCCCGTTCTCCATCCCGAAGCGAGAGACGATCTGGGCGAGGTTGAGGGCCGCCACGCCCGCGGTGTAGAACCCGTAGGAGGCGGGCCCGAAGAGCCGGGCTATTAGGATCTGGGTGAGGTACCCCAGCAGCCTCCCCATCCCCTGCCCGGCGGTGCTTATCCCGGCTCCGCGGGCGACGCGGGCCACGTAGGAGTCCTCTCCGGAGGGCACCACCTCCGGCGCCCCGGAGCGCGGCTCTTTCCCGGCAGGGTTGGGGGGAACCCGCGAACTCATGGCGTCAGATTATATAGGTGTTTGGCCGGCGTTTACCCGGTCCCGCTTGCCGGAGGCCCTCCGCTTCCTTAGCAACCGCCTCACCTCCCCGACCAGCACCACCAGCCCGAGCCACGCCCACCCCACCCCGAACATGACCCACATCGCCTCCCCCACCGGCCCGTAGTCCCTCATGACGGAGATGAGCCCCCCGAGGGAGCCTATGGCGAAGGGCAGCGTCCCCGCCAGCGCGACCCGCCGCTCCCGGGCCACCCCGAACCCGAAGAGCAAAGACCCCGCGCACAGCAGCACGAGCCCCGCCCGCATGGTCCTGTAGGCCGGGGCGGTCATGATGTAGACGTCGTCGAGGCGTATATAGAACTTGCCGACGTCCCCCGCCACCGTGAGGAGCCCGCCGAGCACCGCCACGGCAAACCCTACGCGCTCCAGCCCCCCGGCCCGCCGCCCCCGCAGGGCGAACAGGTGCGCGTACAGCCCCACGAGCCCCACGAGCATCAGAAGGGGGGCCGAAGGAAAGAGCTTCCAGAAGACCTCGGGGGTCTTGTATTTGTACTCAGAGAGGTAGACCCCGAGCGGGGAGAGCGCCCACAGTACGCCGCCGGGAATGCACAGCAGCCACCCGAGCCCGAGCGCCCGGCGGGCCGAGAGGGGAGGTCGGGATCTCTCGCTGCGGGCCACGGGATCAATACTTGGGCAGTGGACCGCCCGCGTCCTCGAGGACGTAGCCCTCCCACATCCTCCGGACCACCTGCGGGTGCCGCCCCGAGACGTCGCGGTCCATGCCGGGGTCTTGTTCGAGGTCGTAGAGCCGGGCCTCCTTGCCGTCGTTGCGGCACACGAGCGCGTAGCGCTCGTCGCGGCAGAAGACGTAGTCGTTGTAGCCCAGCGTGAAGTGCTCCCGCTCCCGCTGCGGCCCCTTACCCTCCAGGAGGGGCGTGAGATCCTGCCCGTCCATCGGCTGCCAGGGCTCGATGTCCATCTGGGCGAGGATGGTGGGGGCTATGTCGTGGATGGAGGCGTAGAAGTCGCTGGTCTTGCCGGAGCCCTTGCCCTCGGGATGCCGCACGTAGAAGATTATGTCCGTGAGCTCCGGCCAGAGCGCCTCGTCCACCTTGCCCGTGTAGCCGTGCTCGCCCAAAGAGACCCCGTGGTCGGAGAGGACGAAGAGCAAGGTGTTCTCCAGAAAGCCCAGAGCGTCCATCCGGTCCAGGAAGTTGCCCAGCCACCGGTCGGCCATGGTAACCTCGGCGGCGTACAGGGTGCGCATCCGGCGCAGCTCGTCCTCGTCCAAATAGTCGGACCTGCTGTAGTTGGGCACGATGGGCTCCGGCCCCGGGTAGTCCTCGTCCCCGTAGAGCCCGATGTACTTCTTCGGTGGATCCCACGGCTCGTGGGGATCGAAGGAGTCCACGACCAGAAAGAACGGCTGGCCCGCCCTGGCGGCATCCTCCAGGTACTTCATCGCCCGCAGGAACACCCGGGGGGCGAACCAGTCCTCCTCCCTCTCCCTGTAGTAGTGGGTGTTGGCCACGTACTGGCGCACCTTCTCCACCATGCTGCGGTCGTTGCCGGGGACGACGTTTCTCTGGACCAGCTCCTCGGGGGCGGTCTGCTTGGGACGGTAGCGGTCCCGCTCCTGACCCCGGATGAAGTCGAAGACGTTGAAGCCCCGGTGGAAGTTCATGGAGGGCTTGAACTGGTGCTGGGTGTCGGTGATGAACACGGTGTCGAACTCGTTGTCCAGGAGGATCTCGGCGACGCTCCACTGGTCCTCCGGGATGCGCTGCCAACCGGCCGGGAAGAAGGTCTCCCCCTTCTGAGGCACCCAGTTCCTGAACGGCCAGGTCCTCCTGCCGGTGTGGACGGCCCGGCGGGCCGGGATGGTGGGGATGGACTCGGGGTAGGGGCGGGTGAAGCGGAGGCTGTCACGGGCCAGCGCGTCCAGGGTGGGCGTCCGGATCCAATCGTTCCCGTAAGCGCCCACGTGATCCCGACGCAGGCTGTCCAGTATCACAACTACGACGTTCATCCTGGAACCCCCGCTCGGAAGATAGCTGCTGCCACCGCACCCGGAACCAGCCCCCACCAGAGCCGCACCCGCAACCCCGGCGCCGGCGACCTTCAGGAACTCCTTCCTGCTAAGCGTCCGGCTCAAAGAACATGCCCCTCATCTTCAGCCGCATACTCTATTACACTCGCCGCATCACGTCATGGTATCGGGAGGCGGTATCCGATACCGATATACCCTATCATATGCGTGAGATGGTGTTGAGGGATCTGGAGCTCGGGGCGATTCGGGTGCACATCCTGTACCACGCCGCGCGGGGGCCGATCTATGGGTCGTGGATGGCCCGGGAGCTGGAGCGGCACGGCTACAGGCTCAGCTACGGCACCCTCTACCCGGCGCTGCACCGGATGGAGGAGGAGGGGCTGCTGGTGCGGGAGGAGCGGGTGGAGGGCGGGCGCGTCAGGAAGTACTACACGGCGACGGAGCGTGGTCTGGAGGAGCTGGGGCGGGCCCGGAGGATCATCCGGGAGCTATACCGGGAGGTGGTGGAGGGGGTTGAGCCGGGATAAGCCGGGCACGGGCGGGGAGCTCCGGGAGCTGGCCCTACTCTTCACCAAGCTTGGGTTCGTGGCCTTCGGGGGTCCGGCGGCCCACATCGCGATGATGCGCGAGGAGGTCGTCGTGCGGCGGGGGTGGATGGGCGAGCAGCGGTTTCTGGATCTGGTTGGGGCCACCAACCTCATTCCCGGCCCCAACTCCACCGAGCTGGCCATCCACATCGGGCGGCTGCGGGCCGGGTGGCGGGGGCTCGTGGTGGCCGGGAGCTGTTTCATCCTACCGGCGGCGCTCATGGTGCTGGCGCTGGCCGCGCTGTATGCCCGCTACGGGGGCACCCCGGCCGGAGAGAGCCTCATGTACGGCATCTCGCCGGTGATCATCGCGATCATCCTGCAGGCGCTCTGGGGTCTCGGGCGCGTGGCGATCAAGGACCTGACGACGGGGGTGGCAGGAGCGGCGGCGCTCGCGCTGTACCTGTTCGCGGGCGTCGGGGAGATACCGCTGCTGGTCGGCGGGGGGCTTGCGGTGCTCGCGGCGCGGAGGCGAGGAGGGCTCGCCGCGATGGTACCGCTCGGCGCGGTCGTGGCGACGCCGGTTTCCACGGCCGGCGGTGTGGGTTCGATCTTCCTCTCCTTCCTGAAGATAGGGTCTGTCCTCTTCGGCAGCGGGTACGTTCTGCTGGCCTTCCTGCGCTCCGAGTTCGTGGGACCGGGACTGCTCAGCGAGCGGCAGCTCATAGACGCGGTGGCCATCGGTCAATTCACCCCGGGCCCGGTCTTCACCACGGCGACGTTCATCGGGTACCTGCTGGAGGGCGTCCCCGGAGCGGCGGCGGCCACCGTCGGGATCTTCCTGCCCGCCTTCGTCTTCGTCGCCCTCACCGGCCCCTTCATCCCGCACCTGCGGCGATCGCCCGCTCTCTCCGGCCTGCTGGACGGGGTGAACGTGGTCTCTTTGGCCCTCATGATCGGGGTGAGCTGGGAGCTCGGTCGGGCGGCCATCGTGGACCCGGCGACGGCGCTGCTCGCGCTGCTCGCGCTGGCCCTCCTCGTCCGGTTCAGGGTCAACTCCGCCTGGCTGGTCCTGGGCGGCGGTGCCGTGGGGATCGCGCTGCAGCTTCTCTAGCGCCCGGGGCCGGTCGAGGGTATGATGTCCTCTGCAGGAGGGCGAGAGAATTCCGCGGAGGGGGAATGAAGAACACGGCGCGTGAAGTGAAGCATGGGGGGCCGTCGGGCATCCTGGTCCCGCTCTCGCTTCTGTTGCTCCTGGGCGCGGTCCTCCTGTTCTCCGCCTCCTCGCCCGATACCGAGGCCCGGGCCGCGGAGAACCGGGCCGTCCGCGCTCCCAACTCCATACTGGGGAAGCCCCTCTACGGGGAGGCCCGGGTGAAGCGGTACGCCCGCTCCATCGGCGCCACCCGCTACATCCTCAGGACCATCCCCATCTACTACCGGCTCGCCCCCAGGAGGGGCATAGCCCCCGACGTCCTCGTCGCCCAGGCCATCCTGGAGACCGGCGCCGGGCACTATGGTGGGGACTCCCGCCCGTGGAACATGGCCGGGATCAAGAAGGGCGGCCGGGTGGGTGACGCGCCGCGGGACTTCGAGCGTCCCAGAACCCCGCGAGAGGGCGTCAGGATGCACGTAAACCACATGGCCGCCTACACCGGCCGACGTCCCATCGGCAGGCCCCACGACCGCTTCTACGACGCCCGCTCGGCGCAGAAGGCCCGGGGCTACTGGGTGAGGAGGATCAACCAGCTCGGGGACGGCGTGTGGGCCACGGATCCCGCCTACGGGCGCAAGATCCGGCGAATACTCAACGAGATGGGTCAGTAGGCGCCCCGGCGTCCCAGCACCGCGCCGATGGTCTTCAGGATGATCTTCAGGTCGAACGAGAGCGACCAGTTCTCTATGTAGTAGAGGTCCAGGCGGACCATCTCCTCGAAGGGAAGGTCGCTCCGACCGCTGATCTGCCAGTAGCCGGTCATCCCGGGGAGCGCCGCGAGCCGCCGCTTGTGCAGCTCGCCCATCCGCTCGAAGTCCCGCAGGGGCAGCGGCCGCGGCCCGACCAGGCTCATCTCGCCCTTGAGGACGTTTACCAGCTGGGGAAGCTCGTCGATGCTCCAGCGCCGCAGGATGCGCCCGACCCGGGTCACGCGGGGGTCGTCCCGGAGTTTGAAGGTAACACCGCCGGCCTCGTTCAGCGGCTCCAGCTCCTCCTGACGTTCCTCGGCATCCCGATGCATCGAGCGGAACTTGTAGCAGATGAAGACCGTTTCGTCGGCCCCGACCCGCTTCTGGCGCAGCAGCACGGGACCCGGGGAGTCCAGCCGGATGGCGAGGGCCGCGGCGGCGAAGAGCGGAGCGAGGAGCACCAGCCCCAGAAGCGAGAACGTCACGTCCATCGCCCGCTTGAGCGCCCGTTGGGTGTTGTCCAGCCGGGGATAGCGCACCTCGAGCAGCGGCAGGCCCCCGTTATCGAGCCGCACCTGGCTGCGCAGCAGCGCCAGCGCTCCGGGCACCACCCTCAGCTGCACGCCCCGCAGCCGGACGGAGCGCAGCAGCCCGAGAAACGCCTCGTCCGGGAGCCGCTCGGCCCCCGTGAGGATCACGCTGCAGGCCCCCGCGCGATCGAGCTCCTCCCGCAGCGCCGGGAGATCCACCTCCCCCCCGCGGAGGTCCAGCTCCCCCACCGGCTCGTAGCCCCCTGGGGAGCGCTCCATCATCCGGCGCAGGCGCTTCCGGTCCTCCGGCGGGCCCAGAAGAACGGCGGGAACCCGGGCGAGACCCCGGCGGTATATCCGGTCCACGATGCGCTCGTAGAGCAGCCGGAGGCCCCCGGCCGCGGCGACCGTGGGGAGGGCGGAGGGCAGGATCAGACCGAGCCCCAGGCCGCTCTCCGGGTAGACGGCCGCCCCCAGCGCCGCAAGCCCGGACCACACCAGCCCGGCCGCGACCAGCGCGGCCGGATTGCGCCGGGAGGGAGCAAGACCGTAGAGCCCGAGCACCGCGCAAACCCCGAGCCAGAGCGCCACGAGCAGCGGGATCAGCCGCAGCGCGTGCTCCCCGCCGGAGAGCGCCGCGGCCCCGAAGAGCCCGGCGGACGCCGCCAGGGCGTCGAGCAGGAGAAGCACCGTCACGCTCAGGGAGCGCCGCAGCGGCCCGATCCGGGAGACTTCCTTTATCAGAACCCCTAAAGCGCGCAAAACGGAGCACCTCCGCGCCACCAGCGGCAAGAGAGTATACCGCGGCGCCCTAACCGCGGCCGAGCAGCCGCCATCTCAGCACCCGCAGCAGGAAGAGGGGGTTGCCGATCAGGTAGCGCCGCCACAGCCGACGCGGCTCGATGGCGAGCCGCGCCAGCCACTCCAGCCCGTTCTCGGTGAGAAGGCGCGGCCCACGCCGCAGACGTCCGGAGGCATAGTCGAAGACGGCCCCCCCGGTGAGCGCGACCCGGGCGGAGAGCCGCTCCCGGTTCTCGAAGAGCCACAGTTCCTGCTCCGGCATCCCGAAACCCACCAGCAGGACGTCCGGGTCTGCGGCGTTGATCCGGCGTATGACCTCTTCGTTTTCGGGGCTCCCCGGACGCCGGTCGAAGTACCCGTGGTGCGTGCCGGCTATCCGCAGGGATGGGTGACGCGCCGAGAGTCTTCGGGCGGCCTCCTCCGCCACCCCCGGCCGGGCGCCGAGCAGGTACATAGAGAAGCCCCGCTCGGCGGCGACCCCGGCCAGCCGCCAGACCCAGTCGGCGTACGTGATCCTCTCCGGGATGTACCCCCCGCACAGGCGCGCCGCGAGCCGCACCCCGTTCCCGTCGCAGAAGACCAGGTCCGCCCCCCGCAGGGCCGCCCGCAGCCGCGAATCACGCCAGGCCAGGTTCAGGCAGTGGGCGTTCACGTTCAGCACCGTCGCCCGGCGCCCCTCCCGGATGAACCGTGAGATCTTTGCCTCCAGCTCGCCAGCCCTCACCGGGTCCACCCCGATCCCCAGCACCTCGACCCGGCGCCTCACAGCCGGCTCCACAACGCCGCCTCCAGCTCGGCAAACCGCCTCTCCCAGGTATTGCGCCGGGCGAGATCCATCCGGGCCCGGCGCCGCTCCTCCGACTCCAGCCCGGGAAGCTCCCGCAACACCGCGACGTACTCCTCCGGGCTCTCCGCCAGGTACACGTGCCCCCCGAGCCCGGCCAGGGCCGGCAGCGGAGGCCCCACCACCGGAAGACCCGTGGCCAGGCACTCGTAGAGCTTGGCCGGAGCGATACCACGCGTCAGCCGGTTCACCAGATAGGGCAGGACGAACGCGTCCACCCCGGCGAGGGCCTCCGGAAGCTCCCTGTGGGGCACCTCCCCCCGGTAGTCTATCCCCGGCTCCTCCAGGAAACCCCGCTCAACCTCCCCGAGCCCGCCCACCAGGCGCACCCGGAAGCCGGCGGCGGCGATCCGCCGCAGAGCGGCGAAATCCGTCCGTTCCCGGCTCAGGTGCCCGAAGTAGCCGACGGTGCGCACCTCTCCGGAGGAAGGATTCCTGCCAAGGGGTTCGAAGAGCTCGGGATCCACCCCCGGTCCGCTCAGGAAGGCGTCGGGCCGCACCCGCCGGATCCTCTCCAAGAGAGTCTCGGAGGTGCAGCTCACGAGGTCAGCCCGCTCCAGCAGCCGGCGCTCGGTCTCCTCCATGTCCCCCGGCACCCCCGGCATCCCCGTGTACTCC
The Rubrobacter xylanophilus genome window above contains:
- a CDS encoding sulfite oxidase-like oxidoreductase, with translation MKHIEMDTARGRERIPPGQYLVGERWPVLTYGPTPEVDLRSWDFAVTGLVENPLRLTWEEWEELPTVEVKADMHCVTSWSRLDNLWGGVQAKHVLELARPRPEACYVSVFCDGGYTTNLPLEELYEEDVLFATHHDGELLTPEHGWPLRLVVPRLYAWKSAKWVRGMELLAEDRPGFWEQNGYHNYGDPWREQRYSFSL
- a CDS encoding sulfotransferase family protein, producing MDGLKVLYVAGLGRSGSTILANSLGQVEGFFSAGELNFIWKHNVLENRLCGCGTPFRECPVWREVFERAFGGMDAVDARRMISLQASGARTRHVLPMLLPAGRRRIAARLREYLANTGRLYRAMAEVTGSRVIVDSSKEPAYGYAVGMVPGVDLRVVHLVRDPRAAAYSWLKKKEQPDSEMRRYMFRMGPARSAVLWDAWNLSAEALWRNGRYLRLRYEDFVAEPGPNLRSILDFAGEPGADLPLVGEREVKLGISHTVSGNPNRFETGAVELRPDERWRSGMSPRDRAVATALTLPLLPHYGYSLTG
- a CDS encoding flippase — protein: MSSRVPPNPAGKEPRSGAPEVVPSGEDSYVARVARGAGISTAGQGMGRLLGYLTQILIARLFGPASYGFYTAGVAALNLAQIVSRFGMENGVVRYVAHYRARGDASRVRGTIIQAVAVSCLVSLLLSAVMFFGADFMAGWYYKEPTMAGVLRAFSAVLPFFVFMMMVLWATQGFQTVTYAAYVQQIIRPALYLLLVPAFYLVTDGIVGVVAAYGLSMLLGGVVALYFLWRLFPEIFDPKVRPKFETRALFSVSVPMSISTGAQYLNTWSATWILAYFASGAPVGIFNAAARTATFSTIVRFAFSGIFSPIISSLHAQGDRQNMGRLYKDISRWIFMGAFAIFMVILLLSHEILALFGGDFTAGWAALILVAFAQLYSSSVGPTPRMLAMTDNQNVVMFATATAALVGVVVSVLLVGLASTPEAKILGAAIGMSSAIISENTLTLAAVRRRLGFWPYNAEWLKPLAAGLLAAGAAYLLGLALPFSAAIPTIVAVGAAFGVSYLALLLLFGLSATDREFVAAFWNVARRYLRRGRGRS
- a CDS encoding sulfatase — translated: MSRTLSRKEFLKVAGAGVAGAALVGAGSGCGGSSYLPSGGSRMNVVVVILDSLRRDHVGAYGNDWIRTPTLDALARDSLRFTRPYPESIPTIPARRAVHTGRRTWPFRNWVPQKGETFFPAGWQRIPEDQWSVAEILLDNEFDTVFITDTQHQFKPSMNFHRGFNVFDFIRGQERDRYRPKQTAPEELVQRNVVPGNDRSMVEKVRQYVANTHYYREREEDWFAPRVFLRAMKYLEDAARAGQPFFLVVDSFDPHEPWDPPKKYIGLYGDEDYPGPEPIVPNYSRSDYLDEDELRRMRTLYAAEVTMADRWLGNFLDRMDALGFLENTLLFVLSDHGVSLGEHGYTGKVDEALWPELTDIIFYVRHPEGKGSGKTSDFYASIHDIAPTILAQMDIEPWQPMDGQDLTPLLEGKGPQREREHFTLGYNDYVFCRDERYALVCRNDGKEARLYDLEQDPGMDRDVSGRHPQVVRRMWEGYVLEDAGGPLPKY
- a CDS encoding PadR family transcriptional regulator, which gives rise to MREMVLRDLELGAIRVHILYHAARGPIYGSWMARELERHGYRLSYGTLYPALHRMEEEGLLVREERVEGGRVRKYYTATERGLEELGRARRIIRELYREVVEGVEPG
- the chrA gene encoding chromate efflux transporter, whose amino-acid sequence is MSRDKPGTGGELRELALLFTKLGFVAFGGPAAHIAMMREEVVVRRGWMGEQRFLDLVGATNLIPGPNSTELAIHIGRLRAGWRGLVVAGSCFILPAALMVLALAALYARYGGTPAGESLMYGISPVIIAIILQALWGLGRVAIKDLTTGVAGAAALALYLFAGVGEIPLLVGGGLAVLAARRRGGLAAMVPLGAVVATPVSTAGGVGSIFLSFLKIGSVLFGSGYVLLAFLRSEFVGPGLLSERQLIDAVAIGQFTPGPVFTTATFIGYLLEGVPGAAAATVGIFLPAFVFVALTGPFIPHLRRSPALSGLLDGVNVVSLALMIGVSWELGRAAIVDPATALLALLALALLVRFRVNSAWLVLGGGAVGIALQLL
- a CDS encoding glucosaminidase domain-containing protein; protein product: MKNTAREVKHGGPSGILVPLSLLLLLGAVLLFSASSPDTEARAAENRAVRAPNSILGKPLYGEARVKRYARSIGATRYILRTIPIYYRLAPRRGIAPDVLVAQAILETGAGHYGGDSRPWNMAGIKKGGRVGDAPRDFERPRTPREGVRMHVNHMAAYTGRRPIGRPHDRFYDARSAQKARGYWVRRINQLGDGVWATDPAYGRKIRRILNEMGQ
- a CDS encoding sugar transferase encodes the protein MRALGVLIKEVSRIGPLRRSLSVTVLLLLDALAASAGLFGAAALSGGEHALRLIPLLVALWLGVCAVLGLYGLAPSRRNPAALVAAGLVWSGLAALGAAVYPESGLGLGLILPSALPTVAAAGGLRLLYERIVDRIYRRGLARVPAVLLGPPEDRKRLRRMMERSPGGYEPVGELDLRGGEVDLPALREELDRAGACSVILTGAERLPDEAFLGLLRSVRLRGVQLRVVPGALALLRSQVRLDNGGLPLLEVRYPRLDNTQRALKRAMDVTFSLLGLVLLAPLFAAAALAIRLDSPGPVLLRQKRVGADETVFICYKFRSMHRDAEERQEELEPLNEAGGVTFKLRDDPRVTRVGRILRRWSIDELPQLVNVLKGEMSLVGPRPLPLRDFERMGELHKRRLAALPGMTGYWQISGRSDLPFEEMVRLDLYYIENWSLSFDLKIILKTIGAVLGRRGAY
- a CDS encoding WecB/TagA/CpsF family glycosyltransferase yields the protein MRRRVEVLGIGVDPVRAGELEAKISRFIREGRRATVLNVNAHCLNLAWRDSRLRAALRGADLVFCDGNGVRLAARLCGGYIPERITYADWVWRLAGVAAERGFSMYLLGARPGVAEEAARRLSARHPSLRIAGTHHGYFDRRPGSPENEEVIRRINAADPDVLLVGFGMPEQELWLFENRERLSARVALTGGAVFDYASGRLRRGPRLLTENGLEWLARLAIEPRRLWRRYLIGNPLFLLRVLRWRLLGRG
- a CDS encoding glycosyltransferase family protein; translation: MPGSRPPVVLLAGIRWDFLWQRHQILATLFARAGYPTVFVETTGLRNPRPDPEFLAKAASRLRRAFRRRKAPSCGPAVYPPLVAPPTLRIFRALNRRLLIPRAAREILSLSGPDPVVLAYPPTQTTLDLLRALRPRLVLYDCSEEYTGMPGVPGDMEETERRLLERADLVSCTSETLLERIRRVRPDAFLSGPGVDPELFEPLGRNPSSGEVRTVGYFGHLSRERTDFAALRRIAAAGFRVRLVGGLGEVERGFLEEPGIDYRGEVPHRELPEALAGVDAFVLPYLVNRLTRGIAPAKLYECLATGLPVVGPPLPALAGLGGHVYLAESPEEYVAVLRELPGLESEERRRARMDLARRNTWERRFAELEAALWSRL